A stretch of Bacteroidota bacterium DNA encodes these proteins:
- a CDS encoding gliding motility-associated C-terminal domain-containing protein, with protein MGSFVAGGGIVFSNTDRGQLDLSAMQPGGPYIVYYDIDNRCAIDTRDSVWIDVPDNPFFSYPQSSYCEGGANPFPSIIALSGGTFSEITGSVIFANATTGEIDASASVQGGPYFIQYTTAGPCPESSSQQLTIMPKPLSASLTVSPDTTYCTGQSLILQATAGGATVWRWYMNGSLTAITDDMLMLDAQLTGLDSVSVAMVNTQGCSDSLTAVLRGLPAPRLTATILKAETNVLGSSQVEVQLATDIPGTVVDWQAIGTNLRDITPEFGSIAAFGPANPATLPIGATFVAPFDLGRLKLLLSPRNASCAGFRDTVVVILSPDTLPIFVPEVFTANGDGKNDTWMITCLPGINPGDYKMHLFNDAGGKVLEMDGLHQNFDGGSLPDGVYWWVLQDTQGRDLQAGGLTIRRK; from the coding sequence GTGGGCAGCTTTGTAGCGGGTGGTGGCATTGTCTTCAGCAACACCGACAGGGGGCAGCTCGACTTGAGCGCGATGCAGCCGGGAGGGCCATACATCGTGTACTATGACATCGACAACCGTTGCGCCATCGACACACGCGACTCGGTTTGGATCGACGTTCCCGACAATCCATTCTTTTCCTATCCGCAATCCAGCTATTGCGAGGGCGGGGCCAATCCTTTTCCATCGATCATCGCCTTGTCGGGCGGCACTTTCAGCGAGATCACCGGGAGCGTCATTTTCGCAAACGCGACCACGGGCGAGATCGATGCAAGCGCGAGTGTCCAAGGTGGCCCGTACTTCATCCAATACACCACGGCGGGGCCATGCCCTGAATCGTCCAGCCAGCAACTTACGATCATGCCCAAGCCACTTTCCGCAAGCCTCACCGTGTCGCCCGACACGACCTATTGCACGGGCCAAAGCCTGATCCTGCAAGCCACGGCGGGAGGGGCAACGGTTTGGAGGTGGTACATGAATGGCAGCCTGACAGCCATCACGGACGACATGCTCATGCTGGACGCGCAATTGACGGGCCTCGACAGCGTATCGGTCGCAATGGTGAATACACAGGGATGCAGCGACAGCCTCACAGCGGTCTTGAGGGGCTTGCCAGCGCCAAGGCTCACGGCAACCATCTTGAAGGCGGAAACCAATGTGCTAGGCTCCTCACAGGTGGAGGTGCAGCTTGCCACCGACATTCCAGGCACGGTCGTGGACTGGCAAGCCATCGGCACCAATCTGCGCGACATCACCCCCGAATTCGGGAGCATCGCGGCCTTTGGCCCCGCCAATCCCGCCACGCTGCCCATCGGGGCCACGTTTGTCGCCCCATTCGACCTCGGGCGGCTCAAGTTGCTGCTATCGCCCCGCAATGCCTCGTGCGCCGGGTTCCGCGACACGGTGGTAGTGATTTTGAGTCCCGACACGCTGCCCATCTTCGTCCCGGAGGTTTTCACAGCCAATGGGGACGGCAAGAACGACACATGGATGATTACATGCCTACCGGGCATCAACCCCGGCGACTACAAGATGCACCTCTTCAATGATGCGGGCGGCAAGGTGCTGGAAATGGATGGGCTGCACCAGAATTTCGACGGCGGCTCCCTGCCAGACGGCGTGTATTGGTGGGTGCTGCAAGACACGCAGGGCCGCGACTTGCAAGCGGGTGGACTCACGATCAGAAGAAAATGA